A single window of Leishmania panamensis strain MHOM/PA/94/PSC-1 chromosome 35 sequence DNA harbors:
- a CDS encoding acetyltransferase-like protein (TriTrypDB/GeneDB-style sysID: LpmP.35.2820): protein MSAPVITIRRAQRKDTERMYDLIMELAIYERAPECVVVSKAEMEEEGFGERPLWSAFLAELQEPDDVEPRVIGMALYYYRYSTWRGRMLYLEDFVVTESRRGLGAGKMLFERVLQQAKEEGCHGMVWQALNWNTPAINFYKRYDAEIDPGWMNCTLKF from the coding sequence ATGTCTGCCCCAGTCATCACCATTCGCCGCGCTCAGCGCAAGGACACAGAGCGCATGTACGACCTCATCATGGAGCTGGCCATCTACGAGCGGGCACCTGAGTGTGTGGTTGTGTCCAaggcggagatggaggaggaaggtTTCGGCGAGCGACCTCTCTGGAGCGCCTTCCTGGCGGAGCTTCAAGAGCCAGACGATGTGGAGCCACGTGTCATTGGAATGGCGCTCTACTACTACCGGTACTCTACATGGCGTGGGCGCATGCTTTATCTCGAGGATTTTGTAGTCACGGAGTCGCGTCGCGGCCTTGGGGCAGGCAAGATGCTTTTTGAGCGAGTTTTGCAGCaggcgaaggaagagggTTGCCATGGCATGGTATGGCAGGCGTTGAACTGGAACACACCGGCCATCAACTTCTACAAGAGGTACGACGCGGAGATCGACCCTGGGTGGATGAACTGCACCCTCAAGTTTTAG